One segment of Panicum virgatum strain AP13 chromosome 1K, P.virgatum_v5, whole genome shotgun sequence DNA contains the following:
- the LOC120653548 gene encoding NAC transcription factor 47-like produces MSTKAATAIGLPPGLNFHPDDDELVEFYLLPTARGEPAWFPGVIVIDDDTAGNTVPWKLLERHGLAGDDEAYFFVRTKQDDIKEAIRQVRYCAGGARWVSQRPVFGASCIGGERIEWRRINLNLQMGRGRSGGGSGSTGWVMHEYALTEPARPSLKICHVSFSGHGKDRKRVPDEEYSEPASKRARVDAADANSGSSTCVYGSTAPAIDQGYGTSGDVFQFQQLHAGQQEHSLPFPIDQGISATDLQQQQPLPETNVSSATCAYEPMQVTDEQILEWGSSFADDDAEPTAEQQKTDAADSSSEICGYDDYEPVQVSDEEILDWGSSFLADEQLMIQETVADGAAESSDGISPSNQQQLQQLDSVPSMEVEERQEIQEDQFQLAQSSTTTTTTTTGTSFFLSAASAGAELYLEQAVPTTEQHQHLPAEYQTGGDEQEQRKFWRSIGVDIGNIVF; encoded by the coding sequence atgtCGACCAAGGCCGCCACGGCCATCGGGCTCCCGCCCGGCCTCAACTTCCaccccgacgacgacgagctcgTCGAGTTCTACCTCCTGCCGACCGCCCGCGGCGAGCCGGCCTGGTTCCCGGGCGTCATCGTCATCGACGACGACACCGCAGGCAACACGGTGCCCTGGAAGCTCCTGGAGCGCCACGGCCTGGCCGGCGATGACGAGGCCTACTTCTTCGTGCGCACCAAGCAGGACGACATAAAGGAAGCCATCCGACAGGTTCGCTACTGCGCTGGCGGCGCGAGGTGGGTGTCGCAGAGGCCCGTGTTCGGCGCCTCGTGCATCGGCGGCGAGAGGATCGAGTGGAGGAGGATCAACTTGAACCTGCAGATGGGCCgcggcaggagcggcggcggcagcggcagcacggGGTGGGTGATGCACGAGTACGCCCTCACCGAGCCGGCGCGCCCGTCCCTCAAGATCTGCCACGTCTCCTTCTCCGGCCACGGCAAGGATCGCAAGCGCGTTCCCGACGAGGAGTACTCCGAACCCGCATCTAAGCGCGCTCGCGTCGACGCCGCCGATGCCAACAGCGGTTCATCGACTTGTGTCTACGGATCGACAGCGCCCGCGATCGATCAAGGCTACGGCACTTCCGGAGACGTCTTCCAGTTCCAGCAGCTACATGCGGGCCAGCAAGAACACTCGCTGCCTTTTCCGATCGACCAAGGCATCTCAGCGACAGAtctacagcagcagcagcccctgCCGGAGACCAACGTGAGTTCAGCGACTTGTGCTTATGAACCGATGCAAGTTACCGATGAGCAAATCTTGGAGTGGGGTAGTTCGTTTGCCGACGACGACGCAGAGCCAACAGCAGAGCAGCAGAAGACCGACGCCGCCGACAGCAGTTCAGAGATTTGTGGTTATGATGATTATGAACCGGTGCAAGTTTCCGACGAGGAAATCCTGGACTGGGGTAGTAGTTTTCTGGCCGACGAGCAGTTGATGATCCAGGAAACCGTCGCCGACGGAGCAGCAGAAAGCTCTGATGGCATCTCACCGAGCaatcagcagcagctgcagcagcttgACTCAGTGCCCTCCATGGAGGTCGAGGAACGACAAGAGATTCAAGAGGATCAGTTTCAGCTGGCGCAGAGCTCTACCACTACCACTACCACTACCACCGGGACTAGCTTCTTCCTTTCCGCAGCATCAGCAGGTGCAGAGCTCTACCTGGAGCAAGCAGTGCCAACGACAGAGCAGCATCAGCATCTGCCGGCGGAGTACCAGACTGGAGGAGACGAGCAGGAGCAGCGGAAGTTTTGGAGGTCCATAGGAGTTGATATCGGGAACATAGTCTTCTGA
- the LOC120698198 gene encoding glutathione S-transferase T3-like: MEGDEFLTDILLNQNNGGMEDDLNIPITQGITSEGQQAHVEVQPSHNTKGSKRTKNFDWKEYEVICSGWLNVSKDPINGANQSRSTFWSRVHAFFEEHKQTAAVRTESSIMHRWLTIQSQVNKYCCCYDKIEHRNQSGQTIQDKISEASKLYQELDNDNKSFTLIHCWNILKEDDKWKTKRIELAEIEKLSNKKKQKSRPRDTEGTNNDEDAAKEVAPETEASKRPPGVKKAKEALRRGGGGDACMEALDKMWSKKEAFDKEKEKAKEERFLVALEIEKMRVSIDEKKAEAELIKEEKEIMSIDMTSLTPLQRQYYETMQQKIVARRLAN; the protein is encoded by the exons ATGGAAGGAGATGAATTCTTGACTGACATTCTTCTCAATCAAAATAATGGTGGTATGGAGGACGACCTCAACATTCCGATCACACAAGGCATTACTTCCGAAGGTCAACAAGCCCATGTGGAAGTGCAGCCAAGTCACAACACAAAGGGATCGAAGAGGACAAAAAATTTTGATTGGAAGGAATACGAAGTTATATGCTCTGGCTGGTTGAATGTTAGCAAAGATCCCATTAACGGTGCCAATCAATCTCGTTCCACGTTTTGGAGTAGAGTTCATGCTTTCTTTGAGGAACACAAGCAAACTGCAGCTGTGAGGACAGAGAGTTCCATTATGCATAGGTGGCTGACAATTCAGTCACAAGTGAACAAGTATTGTTGTTGCTATGATAAGATTGAGCATAGGAATCAAAGTGGACAAACTATCCAAGACAAG ATTTCAGAAGCATCCAAGTTGTACCAGGAATTAGACAATGACAATAAGTCATTTACTCTTATACATTGTTGGAATATATTGAAGGAGGATGACAAGTGGAAAACCAAGAGGATTGAACTTGCCGAGATTGAAAAACTATCAAACAAGAAAAAACAGAAGTCCAGACCAAGGGATACAGAAGGCACCAACAATGATGAAGATGCAGCAAAGGAAGTTGCTCCAGAAACCGAAGCAAGCAAAAGGCCACCGGGGGTAAAGAAGGCAAAAGAAGCACTTaggcgaggcggtggtggcgacgCTTGCATGGAAGCTTTGGACAAGATGTGGTCCAAGAAGGAGGCTTTTgacaaagaaaaggaaaaggcaaAAGAGGAGAGGTTCCTGGTTGCACTAGAGATAGAGAAGATGCGAGTGTCAATTGATGAAAAAAAAGCTGAAGCAGAATTGATTAAAGAGGAGAAAGAAATAATGTCAATCGACATGACTTCCCTCACCCCGCTACAGCGTCAATACTACGAGACGATGCAACAGAAGATTGTCGCTAGGCGTTTGGCAAATTAA
- the LOC120698174 gene encoding uncharacterized protein LOC120698174, whose amino-acid sequence MSRNLFVRIMNAVEAHDDYFVRKRNAANTLGLSCFQKVTAAFRMITYGVPADATDEYVRIGESIVLESLRRFVAAVVDIFEDEYLRYPNESDTARLLGMGERRGFPGMLGSIDCMHWTWKNCPYEKQGQYKGHVEKPTIILEAVASHNLWIWHAFFGMHGSHNDINVLHRSPLFENLAEGTAPQVNYTVNGHDYTMGYYLADGIYPSWATLVKSISLPMGNKRKYFATAQEAARKDVERAFGVLQSRFAIVRGPARIWDTETLGMIMRACVIMHNMIVEDEGVVDPNERFEYGGDNVQPDHGQPTRTLDEFIDAHKRIRDKETHMQLKEDLIEHLWNHYPDLY is encoded by the coding sequence ATGTCTAGGAATCTTTTCGTACGCATAATGAATGCGGTAGAAGCACACGATGATTACTTCGTTCGAAAAAGGAATGCGGCCAATACACTTGGATTGAGTTGCTTCCAAAAAGTCACTGCCGCTTTTCGTATGATCACTTATGGGGTTCCAGCTGATGCAACCGATGAGTACGTTCGCATTGGCGAAAGTATTGTACTCGAGTCACTACGTAGGTTTGTTGCTGCAGTTGTTGATATTTTTGAAGATGAATACCTGAGATATCCCAATGAGTCAGACACAGCACGCTTACTTGGAATGGGTGAGCGAAGAGGTTTTCCTGGAATGTTAGGGTCCATCGATTGTATGCATTGGACGTGGAAGAACTGTCCTTATGAAAAACAAGGTCAGTACAAAGGTCATGTGGAAAAGCCCACTATCATTTTGGAGGCTGTTGCTTCGCACAACCTTTGGATATGGCATGCCTTCTTTGGAATGCATGGATCTCATAATGATATAAATGTCCTTCACCGGTCTCCTTTGTTTGAAAACTTGGCGGAAGGTACAGCTCCACAAGTGAACTATACTGTTAATGGTCATGATTATACGATGGGTTATTATCTTGCAGATGGTATATACCCCTCATGGGCTACTTTGGTGAAGTCCATCAGTCTTCCTATGGGGAACAAGAGGAAATATTTTGCTACAGCGCAAGAAGCAGCGAGGAAGGATGTCGAGAGAGCTTTTGGGGTTCTTCAATCTAGGTTCGCCATTGTTCGAGGACCAGCTCGCATTTGGGATACTGAGACACTAGGAATGATCATGAGGGCTTGTGTGATCATGCACAACATGATTGTTGAAGATGAAGGAGTCGTGGATCCTAACGAGCGATTCGAATACGGAGGTGACAATGTGCAACCTGATCATGGGCAGCCTACTCGTACACTTGATGAGTTTATTGATGCACACAAAAGGATCAGAGACAAGGAAACACATATGCAGTTGAAAGAAGACCTCATCGAGCACCTTTGGAACCATTATCCGGACTTGTATTAG